CGAGTTTTTTCTGAGTGCTGGCGTAGCTTTTTTCTGATGTTTTACGAATCGGCAAGTTGCTATCAGAGCTGCAGTGACTTTTTGGAGTGGTAAGAATTGATGCAGAAAGTGCAGGCGGAGTGAAGGCGTCGACGGAGTTATCTCCACCAAGAtgtcgcctcttctgcgAAGTCTCAAAACGATTGGTGGGGCAACGACAGTGTTGAAGGACTAAATGCATCGCACATTCTCTCGCGTTAAAGAAATCTTGCCAGTTAAAACGCCTGGGTTGTCGAACGGGAAGCGCTGGACGCGTCGTTGCCACCGAAGTCGTAGAGGCCTCAGGGGTCTGTGTCTCATTTATCTGGAACCTCTACGAGCATGCCTTTGCTACCGTGTCAAATGTCACGGTTTCCTTCGAAATTGAGGCTCCTCCACATCAGGTCTCATCTGTTCTAGGCGTAAGAGACGGACTGTGGGTTTTCCGCGTCGTTTGGTGTCTAGAGGAAATACGTGGATATATTCCATCGTCAGAGCGCGACTCCTGACGTTCAGGTCCTCGGCCTTAGATCGCGTTCTTCGCGTGAGTCGCTACACACGTCTCTCTATCCGCGGAAAAAAATCGAGAGGTTCCGCACCGACCAGAGGAACCCAACACATCGCGGACGCAGACGcacagaggcgaagcagaaaggggGAATCGCCGGAAAAAGCGCGCAAGAAGCGTTTCTGAACAATCTGTTGGCCGTGCAATTAAGCCCACAAACCACGAGCGTCAAGGTCCCAGTTAGTCCGTGCACTGTACCTGTCATCTCACCAGTAGATGTTGCCTCTTTCTGGTCTGAGAATCGAGAGTACGCAGGGAGCTAGACAAACAGACAACACACCGTTGactggagggagagaagaaagtcaaGAAGGAAGTCCATCGTTGAGACAGAGCAAAAGCAGCGAAGCACGCGGACCACCGATTCCGCAAACGCGTCTCCCCTGGGGGGCTTAGATCCTAAACGTTTCTCTAAAGACTCACGGATGCGAATTCGAGAGCTGCCGCCGAGCGGACAGCTGATTCAAGCGATTTGCGTCGCTTGTTGCATGCGGACCTCTGTGTTCAGTGAGTAGCGAAAGGTTTCGCGGTGCGCTGTCTAGACCAGAGACAGTGTTGCTTCGACtgagacaggagagggaTACGCAGAGCCTCGATCCTTCAACGCCTCTGGGGGGACTTCACGAAGCGTCTGGATACAGGCGATTCATCGATCAGAGTGTGTGCCGCAGACTAAAACtcggaaggagacgagcgaAGCAAACGGCATGTGTGGACTATCATTTCTGTACAAAAAAACTGAATCAGGGAACCGAGGGTGTTGCGAAAAGCGCCAGTCTGCTTCACACGCTGTAACAGCCAATCTAACATCGTGTGCCAACTTCGGCCTTCCAGCGCTTTTCGTCTCGAAGGCCAATGCAAACGTTCGCAGGTCCTGCCCGTTACTCGGCGAGTGTGACTTGTCGTTTGCGACTGAACGCAATTACAGACATCGTGTAATGCACTCGACAGTGTCTATACACAGGGGTACCTACAAAACATCCACACGCATCCACTAACCCTACacatatattatatattatatattatatatatatatatatatgcatacatacatactgTCCATCGCTGCATGGAAGGAGAACCGGCTGAGGTTGCAACGGCCGATTCGCCTCCGTTAATTCCAGCAGTCGCATGCAGCTTTCCACGCCTTCTTCCAGTCTCCTCACGCTATGTCTCTTCACCTCTCCAACCTCCCTccgccttttttttctggagacCCAGTGGGCTGTCCTCTGTGTCGGATTCTGACGCGGCTGTcttccttgcatgcaggtTTTTGCctgagcgcatgcatgccaCTGCGTCGCATTTAACTGTCTTTCATGCACTCCATTTCAACGCGCCTTCCGCCAGCGGGCGCTCCTGTGGGAGGCAGTTTTGTCGTAGGACTGCCGCCTCCTCTCtgaagtgcatgcgcgggcgGCGTCGAGTAGAACCGCGAAATgtagacgaagaagagcagaatcACGAGGAAGATGGCAAAGTTCGTCAGGAAGTTCTTCAGGTAAACCATCGACATGTTCTCCACGGCGAGTGGCGGGTCGATCGAGTCGACTGAGGAACACAGACACGGAACGGAGAAAACCAACAACTTGAAACGCACTCGGCAACCTAGCGCTTCTGCATCCGAAAGAGCCGAGCTGCACCCGCGCGCGTTACTGTGCAGGCACCACTGGCGCCTGGTTCGCGAACGCAGTTTTCGTCAAGTACACAGAGCATTCCGTTCGACTTTTTCGACGGTCTTTGCTTTCCAGAAGAGCGCGAATCGCAGGCTGGGCGCCGGCATTCACTCGAGAAactccatctctctgtctaaGAACGAGACCTACCAACATCCGCGACGCCGCTCCCTTGTCGCAGTTTGCCGAGATCTTTGCTTTCGCGAACCTGAGGCAGTGTCGGCAGAACAAGTCACAGAAGAAGCCCCCGATGCAGGCATGTCCTCCCATTGTCTGTACATTTTCTGGAATGCATGACAtcaaacagagacaccgtCTGCGCGCGTTCTTGCAGAAAGAACCTCTCGGAAGGACACAACGAGGACTCCCTCTCCCCTGCAGTTCTCTCTCAGTTTCTCCCTCTGGCGGCTTCTCTTCACGTTGCCTCGGTCGGtccgctgaagaagaaaccgttAGGTTCACTGTAAAAGACAAATGAGTATGCCATTCGCGCAGCTAAGTCGACACCCCGCCTGCTTTGGAGTTCACGAACAAGAGTTCACCTTTCTCAGGGATTGATAACCTGCTTTCGCAACCATACATTTCGAACTTCGAGATGCTGTACAGGGCGCCTCCCGACAGCTCCCTCGTTCAccggtgtctccgcgcgATGCGCGTACACGGGGGATAACAGTACTCTACATTGTACTCTCTACATTGTCCCTGTAGAAAGCCTGATGTGCCGCAAGGCTCATGGCGACGTGGAATCGAGAACTTTGGCATTTCCAGCTCTCATGAGAAGTCCGGAGGCGAAGGTTTAACGCGTTCGTGTCGGCCATTCTCCGGAACGGTTGCCTCACCTGGAGAATGTAGTTCATGACGATGGCGACTCGGGCGCCAGCCAAGAGAATGCGTTTCTTGAGAACTTGGAAAAGAGCGAATTCCGCTGCCGCGTCGATCTCGAAAAGAGGCACATCACTGCTTCCATCGAGCACGGCTTTCGCGTACTCGTCAACGGCGTCGGAACCCAGAGCGTTTGCGGCCGCTCTCGCGTCCTTCCCGGTCTTCCTCACATGCGGATACacctgaaaaaaaggaagcTAGGATGGAACGCGTTCCTGCTGCCAGGGCACACCTGTCTAGGAACTGGCAGGACGCCGGATCACTGCCGGTGAAAGCCAGACTCGCACGGCGAATGCAGGTTGACACAAATGGAGGTTTTCACTGCGACTCGGGAGACCGGGTCGGAGAGTTTCCTCGAAGGGAAGAAAGCTCTGGCTACcaaaaaaagggagaagaggaaaaagggagaggaaaaagaagagcacacgtgaggcgaaaaaggagagaaagagagagaaagagagaaagagaccaGTGGAGTTGACCGCGCGCAAGAAGACTAGTTCCACAGACACGACTGCACGcagttcttcctcctgaAAGGCACTCTTCACTCCGCAGCCAAGATCTGCTcacgaagaggcgaagaccTCTGGACTCGTGAACGCAGGCGCGGAGCcagaggggagaaacaaTTAGCAACAGCGAGGTGAACAGCAAACACACGGGATGACGAGAAGGTGTGGAAACAGGAAAGGATTCGACGCGAATGCTGTGGAGGGGGGTGGGCGGAATCTGGAGACTCAGACAGGAACCAAAGTTCGTCGTCGACTGTCCTGCCCGCGAAtttgaacgcatgcacacaagaagtcgagaaggaagtgaaAGCCACTGAGTCCTCGACCTGGAATTGTGGGGGAGAGAGggtgaaagagagaaaaaagaaaacagcgaCCGGCGGTCGAGACAGAAACCGATATACACGAGAGGAATAACgcatggagagagatgaaacGGTGCAAGGAAATTGATAAAATCGTGCCACTCACATTAATCAAGAGTTTTTATTCTCTACATAAATACAAGGTTTGAATTACACTCGATTATCTATAAATACTCTACTGAATTGAGTTCACCTCCGCCGTTTTAGAAAACAAGTGAGCTCACCTCATTGCAGAGAACAGCACGGTTCTCCTTGGCCCACTCAGAAAACattttttctttgttcgtCGCAAACAAAGACTTTTCAGAGTCGTAAGCTCCCTTGACGGAGTTCACATGCGTCCAACCTAAATATGCAAAGAACAGCGGGGGAAGCCCTTTCAAGACTCCCGTTCGTCCAGCGCACCTTGACTGGAGGCAACGACGAATTCCACATTCGttcgttcctttcctcctgATCTTATCGTCTTTCCACCTCTGCCGAAGAAGCTAGGAATGCCTAGGTGTGATGGGCGACATCCGAAAGAAGTCCATTTCCCTCCCCCCCATCGGAGACCGACGGTCTCTCGTCACAGGGAACTCCTGGAGCGGAGCCGTCCATGCAGGCAGTTTTGGTCGAGCCGCAGCACACACGAGGGTGCAAGCAACAAGCCCTGAGCTTCGCTACCTCATCGCTACTCCTCTGCGTTGTTTGAGTGGACGCTGTGTGAGCAGACCAGTTCGCGGAGCGGCGTAGAAACATTcagcgaggaagggagaacCTTAGCGTCTGATTTCCAGTGCAACAGAAATCTGCCGTCGACGACGACTCTAACGCAGCATGAACAGCGTTCCGGCTCCCCGTCACTCCACATGCGACAAGGGCAAATCACAGAAGTGTGCAACGCGGAAGCGCGAGCTCGCCGTCGGCCTCTTCGAGGAATCAGCTTCTCCACCCCCAACAGAGACGGTCCGCAGCGTCTGCTTTTTGCCGGTTCAGTTGCCTACTCGATACCTCTGCGTGAGCAGCGAAACTGGTCACTGCTGTCGAAGCCTACGCAGTGACATGGTTCTTCTCGTCGGTCCGCTACGAAATGTCTGTCTGTTCACCTCGCAGCCCAAGGGTGTCTGCGCCTCTACGCGGAAAGTCGCGAACCGTTAGTTCTCTGCCTGCCTGTCTCTACCACACGCGGGACTCCCTTCGGAGGCTCTCACCGGAAAACCAAAAGTactgtctctgcttcacaGTTTTGTCGACCAGCCCAGCTTCCAGGAAATTGTACAAAGTCGTCAGACGCATTTGTTCCCCGTCGCTGTACTGCACGACAGCTCTCCTGCCGTAGTCGTCATCCGCACTGCCCATGTGCAGCGGCTGGTGCATGTCACCGACCAGGTTGATGATGTACTTCACCTGGATTCACAACATCGCAGAACGACGAAACGCGCCTGAAACAGAGGCTCGCGCATCCGACAAACCCCCCGAGTTTCGCGCTCAAGGTCGCAGCCAAGGCAGTCGGCAAAGGTCTCCAAAGTTTCACtcgggtgcatgcatctcaTTGTCGAGCTCTGCCGACTCCCTTTCCACAGCTACGTTGAGAAGCAGCACGGGCATTCAgggcagcgcatgcagagatccGAGACAACAATCTACGCAGCTGTGTCGGAGATGCATCTGCCGAGCGAGAGTGGACTCGCGCCGCCCGTTCAATGAAACGGCATAATCAAACAGCGACGGGGAGAGTTGAATTTAGGGAAGACCAGGTTTTCATGCAAGCGTAGCAGAGCGTCACCACACAAAGGACGTTGACCCATcttggaagagagagaaacaaacggaTAAGACATGTCGTTCGAAGAATTCAGGACAATAGAGAGCTGTGAAAAAAAAACGTTTCCCTGTTTTACTGGGTACGAATGCTCTTTCAACACTTTAAaacaagacacagaaagacatGTAACCTGCGGATTTCGCAGTTGACATTCGTTCCGAGATTCTCCCATAAAAAACAGTGAACGGAAGACTGAAGACATGGAGAGGCTTCGGAGGAAAAACCGTCGAACCCTCTGTGTGTATGCAAGAAAAAAATGCCAAGGAGAAATACCCACGACGCATCTCTCCCTCGGCCGGTCGCGAGGGAGATCGAACATGCGGATGCACCGAAAAAACTTACAGCGTCTGCATCTGTCGTTTTGATGTCGTGAGGGAACACAAAGTTCGTCGTTGTGATGACGTCCGGATctgcgaaagaaaacagaatcGCAATCGCATGCACGTGATCGCAAGGCGCAGCCCCTTGGGTACTTGGAGGATCCTGCGTCTCTGATTTCGGACTGAATCGACTCTACAGGTCGCATCTTCCTTGCCGCATAAGTTTTACTTCAACTCGTCTAACATATCTGCAGCCTCAAGTTTGCTACCGGACTCAAGACAGCCCCGTTCAAGGTCACACATCTTGCATCGCTTTTTTGACGCAAAGCAAAACACAGCGTCTTTACATCTTCAGAAGTTCATACATATCCACGTACATGTAGACGTATATAAGAACATGCATATACTCTCGTTGTGCTGGTGAATCTGTCGGTTTCTGCACCTCGTGAAACGCCCGCCCTTTGTCtacaaagagagacgcaaaccCAGTCGGCGGCAAAGGGAGTTCGGCTACAtcgacgcagacagaaaaaTACTTGCGGACGAGAGTATGAGCATCTGTAACAAGAGATGGTGTATCTCCGTAAATGGCGCTTCCTTATGTAACAGAGCggcctttgcatgcatgtagcAAGAACGAGttgctgtacagacactggGGTTGTTTCGGCTACAGGAGATCCCCTCAGATTTCGTACTTGTTTGTTCCACTTTGTTCTGGTCTGGGTCGACcaggtggaagaagaagtaCGTGAGAGCCTCCAGGAGGCAATTGCCTTTCACCTGAAGACACGCAGAGTCCGGACTTCTGActcgtctgcgtcgcggCGTTTGAGCAATTCTTGAAACATGACGCACCCTCGTTTCACACGCATAATACTCAAGTTCACTTGCATACTCAGTTCGATATGTGGATCCGAAACAAGGATACACACGACGGAACGGTAGACCGGCAGACTGAGACAACGCCAGATGACGATTTCCAGCCTTTTCTGAGAGTCACAtacgctgcatgcacaacaAGCTTCTGAGTCGGAGCACGACTACACACAGGCAacgcagacagacgcatCTGCAGAAATCACAAAGGGACCTCCACGTTATTCCATGAAAGGATATTCCTGTATCTCGCTCGATCTGTGCCTAAGGCGCATCCCGGCGCTCCTGCCTCAACGCTGTCCTTCCTCCTGCTAACTGTGGCTCACCTCGCAGAAAGACTTATCCAGAATGATGTCGTCAGTGCGCAGAGGCTTCGACGGACATGTAGGTTGGGACTggaggaaaggcagaggcAAAAGATGAAAACGATTGATGAAGTTGAACAGGAAAGAGGCcttccgctttctccttGTGTCTGCGAGCATCGGCGGACAGCGATGttcggagagagaggcgccttcTCTTTGCGCGTCGTCTCTTCGAAGTGTATCCCCTCTTCCTGGCGCGAATACCTCGACAATCAGCACTGACaacagaacaagaagaacgaTAATGACAAGGAACTCCTTGCAGCGGAAGAACGGCCGAACGGTAAAGACGACCTCGCAACATCGTCAAGCGACAAATCACCAAGCAGCTTCCTACCATGAAGTGAAGTCGCGCTGTGTCGGGGTACTTGTCGGAGACGCGGTGCGCCCAGCCTGAAGGCGCGAAAGTCGCGATCGACACAAACTGAAAACTGCTTTCACATCTCGTGGACATGCATCGACGCAGAGACCCCAAGAACGCGTAGGCGACATGAGCGGCGAAAATGTCTAAGTCGCTAAGCAGTGAGCCAACTCATGGATGCAGATCGACGTTTGAACGCCGAAACAGGAACAAGACAAACTCCTACAGATGGCGACGACCTGTGCAGACCTGCAGCATGGCTAAGTCTCTTGTTGAAGACCCCACGGCAAACTACGGATCCCAGAGAAAGCGTTCCGCAGTTGATGCTccaaactgcatgcagtcgaacCTGCGACATCGGCGAGGTCTTTTCCGTTCAGCAGTTTTTTGAGAGCTTGGTTCGCCGACGTGCTCAAGCCACTCAACGTCGTCATCGACACCTGCGAAGACCGGAAAAGCAACGCAaatctgcgtcttctttcggACGGTGgaagcatgcagagacacaaaaaaaaggaaggacgcgagaggaggcacgaagaaaaggatgcATGGAGAGACCCACAAAAAAAATCGCATGCAAAGAGAGGCGTCCGCCGCATGAGCGTCGCCTGCTCTTTTGGGGGTTCTGCGGTGTACGTCCACGGtcagcgaagaagactcaAGGAGACTCGCTGGAATTCTGAGAGCCGCACCGCGGAACAAACATTACACTTTTAGTTTCCTGTCATTCGAACTGCATGCCCGTCTTCccccgagagaagagaaacgaatcgACCTCGTCAGAAACTCAAGCCTCAACCAAGAGGTTCGTGAAGCTTGCGTCCTCTCAACACTGAGAGGATCGCGCAATACAGCAGCTCTCAACAACGCTCTACGGCATGCGCCCAGAGACATTTTCGACGTATGGACGCTTTCGAAAATAGCTATACGCATACATGAAGATTTACACGAATATATATGGGGTATACGTATACGCAcgtacgcatatatatatatatatatacgtatatatgtatatacgtatatatgtatatatgtatgtatgtgtatttTCTATTTGTAGTTAACGGCATACGCAGCTATGTCTGTTCAGTTCTGCACGCAGATATGAGTGCGTGATCAGGgatctgtctctcgagagacgtctgtttctcgcgcTGCGTCGAAGGTCTTTGTTCACTTCATTCCACTTTTCGCTCAGCGAGGAAAGCTGCAGTTAGCGCGCTCGAGGTACGCTGACTGGGGACTCCCGAGGTCCGGCCGCCCCCGTGACTTCAGGCGATACGCAGATACTCTTCGGCAGAGATGAACAGGCGGTTCGACAgagaacacacagagaaaaagaggaaggcaTGCCATCAGACCCTAAGGGGGAATTCGGCGTCCTCAACTCGTGCcatggctgcatgcattttgaCTCACGGCTTCATGGGCGCGAACTTTGAAGGCTTGAGCACAGGAAATCAGCGAAGAtccgcagaggagacagaggacgaggCCTGCTGCTGTCGACCGAGTCCTCTTCATCTTGCGCTTCGAGAAATCCAgcggaaagcagagaggaaggcgagagaacgacgacgaCGGCACCGTGAGAGGAGCAACAGCCAGAGGAGTCTcgaacgacagagacggagagggcAACAAGCGTCGGCAGGTGGAAATTTTCGCAGAGGCCGAGGCaaaccgagaagaagcgcctcacaagagaaggagacgagcgGCGATGCAACGCGTTACACAACAGAAGGCAGGAACGGCGACCGAGGtaaagggagagagaggtcgGCGTCCGTCACGAACTGTGAGGAGCGATTCACCGAAAACGAGCAGCCGCGGCTGAGGCGTGAGGGAGCTTCAAGTctcgcgctgcatgcacagaactTGCCAGTGAAGAGTGGAGGTGACCCAGAAAGCGCGAAGTTGTTGTGCAGGCGGACCTTGCGCGACAAGGAAAGCCGCGCCCAAGAGGCGACCCCTGCGGGGTGTCGCTGTTGAcgtcgaaggagacagaagcgaaggatcAACGAGATCCAGCGAGCGAAGTCAGGAGAAACTCGCGAACCGGACGCTCCTCGGTAAGCGTTCGTCACCCGTCTTTTTCCACCGCGACTGCGACGAGGTCGCCGCCACTCACTCACTCACTCACTCACGATTGAAGCGATTTTGGGGAGATTCACCGATGCCTGCGCAagggcagagagggagacgaagccgaTACACAGGGTTTGAGGAAAAATGTGTGCCTTGGAAAGGCGAGTTCCTTTTCGGTGCCCGGACAGGCGTCTGCGGAGACCGACGGTTtgcggagagacaggcaacAACGCAGAGACCAGCGCGTACGAGAAGTGGACAGGGACAAGGCGGAACAATGGATCTGCGGCTCAAAGCGCGTCTTGTGTGTGAAGCCAGCCTGCTAGCGGATGGATTTGAAGGGAGAGCGGCAGGAACGTTCGGCGAAAAACCGAGAGATTCCTGTGTTGAGGTCACAGAGAAAGTTCTTGGGAAGACGCTGAGGCGCAGCGCCCCGGTGTTGCTCGAACAAACGATACGCCCGGTGCCCAGCGGCCTAGCTCCAGGAGACCTTCAGCCtccgagaggcgagacgacgGACGCTGAGAACGTcctttttctggaaaaagTCGCCGACTGGAGTGTTTGTGTCTTCGGCAGGCAAAGAAGGCCGAGGAAAGCAAAAGTCCGGAAAAGGTGCCTTCCTGCATCCggggaaaaaaaggagacgccCGGGGACACTCTCGGGGGAACAGACGCCTGCGGAGAATCTTGTCGGCGAAACAGATGCGTTGAAAAAAGAAATTgcgagaaagacggaaaACAAGAAGCGTTTTTGAAAAGGAGGTGGACACAGAAAACTGGTCTTGAAAACTTCCCCCTGTCTTGCGGCACCTCCGCGCACGCGCTGGCTGCGTGACTCTCAGAGGTGTGTatctcgagagaaaactggGAACGCCCTGGCGACtggcttttctctttccccctGTTCTACCTCAGGTTTTGGTTTGCGGCGAAAATGCAGGGGTCGCACTTTGGTTGGAGGCTGTTTGATAAGAAGGAGAAGCTTTCTTTCCGCTTCTCAGAACTGGGGACTACGAAAGGACTAGGAAACGCAACACACGAATGCGCGAGAAGCTGACGAAGCATCGGTTGTGACGTTTTGGGGTAACCAACGTTGATCGAACAAGAAAGCGTTTAAGACAGACACCGTTCTTTCAATTTCTCTCTTCGGAAACAAAAGCGAGGCGTGAGGAGACCCAGAAGCTTCTTTGCTAAGATGTCCAGGcgcagagaacagaagaagcaaaacaCACGGGAAGCTCCcagcctgtctctgtcgctaCTGCGATACCTcccccccttctctctccccttgtTCCACTGTGTTTGTCTCGGTGCCAAAAAGCCGATTTTCCGTCGCGGCAAGCTTGCCACACGTTGCATGTCACTGCACATCAGTGTGTGTAGCGaagtcttctctgttgtcctTTTTGACTCTATTTTCAACTCATACCGCCACCGACGCACTCGCAACAAAAGAAGCGCTTTTTTGTTATCGCCCCTGAGGTGTGCCCTCACGCAGGACGCTTGGGAGATCTTGAGGCGGTTTCTAGCGAAGACCCAAATGTTCAATCGCCGACAATCTCGATCTGTAGTCAGTGAATGGACAACAATTCGGGTAAAGAGTGTGATCTTCGTCATTACTTTAAGTAGTGCTATTCCACTAGCAACACACATTGTACACGGTACATTCGTACCTAGTATTTCACCTCAACGCTCTCGAATGAATTCTACGCGTATATTGACCAGCAGCGTGAATGACTACCGCTTccaaagaaaagcgaaactcTGCCCCTTTTAGCTGTGTCTATAGAACGAGCCTTCACTCGgtgttttgttttttctggaacGGTCCTTGGCGTAAGTCTTGAGGAAACCTTGCGGAAATACACCACGTTCGGTGCGACTGAAAAAAATGAGCAAATCCTTACGACCAGTTAGCCATGTAGTTTTGGACTTTTTTCTGTAAAATACTTGGGGCAATTCTCGTGCAGTtccgagacagaagacctTTGCTTTCAGCTGGCGGTTCTGCAGAATAATTTCACTCTCGCTGCTCCTAATTTACTGAAAGAACCAgatttcctcgctttccctACTGAAGTATCGTGGCTTGTCAGCAGTCGGCGACATTTTTTGCGTTTGTGGCCGCTAAACCGCTGGTGTCCATGTGTATATCATCTGGTTCAG
This window of the Toxoplasma gondii ME49 chromosome VI, whole genome shotgun sequence genome carries:
- a CDS encoding S1/P1nuclease (encoded by transcript TGME49_240280~Signal peptide predicted by SignalP 2.0 HMM (probability 1.000) with cleavage site probability 0.926 at residue 27~Predicted trans-membrane domain (TMHMM2.0):378-401) — its product is MKRTRSTAAGLVLCLLCGSSLISCAQAFKVRAHEAVSMTTLSGLSTSANQALKKLLNGKDLADVAGWAHRVSDKYPDTARLHFMSQPTCPSKPLRTDDIILDKSFCEVKGNCLLEALTYFFFHLVDPDQNKVEQTNPDVITTTNFVFPHDIKTTDADAVKYIINLVGDMHQPLHMGSADDDYGRRAVVQYSDGEQMRLTTLYNFLEAGLVDKTVKQRQYFWFSGWTHVNSVKGAYDSEKSLFATNKEKMFSEWAKENRAVLCNEVYPHVRKTGKDARAAANALGSDAVDEYAKAVLDGSSDVPLFEIDAAAEFALFQVLKKRILLAGARVAIVMNYILQVRESKDLGKLRQGSGVADVVDSIDPPLAVENMSMVYLKNFLTNFAIFLVILLFFVYISRFYSTPPAHALQRGGGSPTTKLPPTGAPAGGRRVEMECMKDS